The following proteins are co-located in the Actinomycetota bacterium genome:
- a CDS encoding GNAT family N-acetyltransferase has protein sequence MNIRVEPARREWVAALSQGDAQFTERFGPQVEPGWEGFPETLPILLAASEPDKSAAWGPHLFFDGDGVLVGNGGWKGPPVNGESELGYAVAPGVRGRGIATAAVRVLLARAREAGLRTAAAHTLAEESASTAVLRRCGFTKVSEVIDPEDGVVWRWEADVATVTET, from the coding sequence ATGAACATCCGGGTGGAACCCGCCAGGCGTGAGTGGGTCGCCGCGTTGTCGCAAGGTGATGCGCAGTTCACCGAGCGGTTCGGTCCGCAGGTCGAACCCGGCTGGGAGGGCTTCCCCGAGACGCTCCCGATCCTGCTTGCTGCATCCGAGCCCGACAAGTCGGCCGCGTGGGGTCCGCACCTGTTCTTCGACGGGGACGGCGTCCTCGTCGGCAACGGGGGCTGGAAGGGGCCACCCGTCAACGGTGAATCAGAACTCGGGTACGCGGTGGCGCCCGGTGTCCGTGGACGCGGGATCGCCACCGCCGCTGTACGCGTGCTTCTCGCCCGTGCTCGTGAGGCGGGTCTCCGAACTGCTGCCGCGCACACGTTGGCGGAGGAGTCGGCGTCCACAGCGGTGCTGCGACGGTGCGGGTTCACGAAGGTGTCGGAGGTCATCGACCCTGAGGACGGGGTCGTGTGGCGGTGGGAAGCCGACGTCGCCACGGTCACTGAGACATAG